A genomic stretch from Arachis stenosperma cultivar V10309 chromosome 3, arast.V10309.gnm1.PFL2, whole genome shotgun sequence includes:
- the LOC130968076 gene encoding transcription termination factor MTERF2, chloroplastic isoform X2, with protein MLFLCHKCSLYLLPCSFVPFKSKSICNQTSTSTILNCHNPHSQDAPDEHHHSPVHRKHNSKSTNFLLQNLSQNNQNQHQLTAPQKIELEEHPIMPHQEKVKLLELSLVRKRTPQFPGSIYVQSPSDSDVGSSLPPIRNLFQSSVDNDGDGGGGGDGHVDEEGEKMIMRAVEIRRKVTFEIFKESMMKEGRFGITYTTNLANRLQGFLDYVMIEAASLKRMPEYSNSSFNLRAKTVIEDSQVVPLIRWLKHNELSYPQISKLILLSRGRIDLIRDRVQWLKSIHVKGEFLGVALVKGGENILHRSYKELDEIVEYLVSNGVRRDWVGYVISRCPQLLSYSLEEVKTRVAFYVDMGMNEKDFGTMVFDFPRALGYLTMEEMNQKVNYLKEFGLKNEDVGKLLAFRPQLMGCSIEEQWKPLVKYFYYYGITKDGMRRMLTLKPMVFCTDLKLNIVPKVKFFQDIGVRDDAIGNMLVKFPTLLTYSLNKKIRPVVIFLMTKAGVTEKDIAKVVALGPELLGCSIVQKLEVNVKYFLSLGIHVRQLGEMVADFPLLLRYNPDVLRPKYVYLRRTMIRPLQDIIEFPRFFSYSLEGRIIPRHKVLVENQLNIKLRYMLASSDVQFKKLVDDLIRKRKKFQSGVASEEEEETQSEAVIPVDTTTKLQT; from the exons ATGCTATTTTTATGTCACAAATGCAGCCTTTACCTTCTTCCATGCTCCTTTGTACCATTCAAATCAAAGTCCATCTGCAACCAAACTTCAACTTCCACCATTCTCAACTGCCATAACCCACATTCCCAAGATGCCCCAGATGAACATCATCACAGCCCCGTTCACCGTaaacacaattccaaatccacAAATTTTCTCCTTCAGAACCTTTCGCAGAACAACCAGAATCAGCACCAACTCACTGCTCCCCAAAAGATTGAACTTGAAGAACACCCCATCATGCCCCACCAAGAAAAGGTGAAACTTTTGGAACTTTCCCTTGTTAGGAAGAGGACCCCTCAGTTCCCTGGTTCCATCTATGTTCAGTCCCCAAGTGACTCTGATGTGGGTTCTTCTCTTCCACCTATAAGAAACCTTTTTCAATCAAGTGTTGACAAtgatggtgatggtggtggtggtggggaTGGCCATGTTGATGAAGAAGGGGAGAAGATGATAATGCGTGCAGTTGAGATTCGTAGGAAGGTGACTTTCGAGATTTTCAAAGAATCCATGATGAAGGAGGGCAGGTTTGGAATCACTTACACTACTAACTTGGCTAATAGGCTGCAAGGTTTCCTTGACTATGTTATGATTGAAGCTGCTAGCTTGAAGAGGATGCCAGAATATTCTAACTCTAGTTTCAATTTGCGCGCCAAAACCGTCATTGAGGACTCCCAGGTTGTGCCACTTATCAG ATGGTTGAAGCATAATGAACTATCATATCCCCAGATATCAAAGCTCATTTTGTTGTCAAGAGGAAGAATTGATTTGATAAGGGACCGTGTCCAGTGGTTGAAGTCGATTCATGTGAAAGGGGAGTTCCTTGGGGTTGCGCTTGTTAAGGGTGGTGAGAATATTTTGCACCGCAGCTATAAGGAACTTGATGAGATTGTTGAGTATCTGGTGTCCAATGGAGTTAGGAGAGACTGGGTGGGTTATGTCATTAGTCGATGTCCTCAATTGTTGTCGTACAGCTTAGAAGAAGTGAAGACTCGTGTGGCGTTCTATGTCGATATGGGTATGAATGAGAAGGATTTTGGCACAATGGTTTTTGATTTCCCCAGAGCACTTGGTTACTTAACTATGGAAGAAATGAACCAAAAG GTTAATTACTTGAAAGAATTTGGGCTTAAAAATGAGGATGTTGGCAAGTTGCTAGCATTTAGGCCACAATTGATGGGTTGTAGCATTGAAGAACAGTGGAAACCTCTTGTTAAGTATTTCTACTATTATGGAATCACTAAAGATGGCATGAGGAGAATGCTTACCCTTAAACCAATGGTCTTTTGTACCGATTTGAAGTTGAATATTGTTCCAAAG GTAAAATTTTTTCAGGACATAGGGGTTAGAGATGATGCAATTGGCAACATGCTTGTGAAGTTTCCTACTCTACTCACTTacagcctcaacaagaagatTAGGCCAGTG GTTATATTCTTGATGACCAAAGCTGGAGTAACTGAGAAAGATATTGCCAAGGTTGTAGCTCTGGGACCTGAGCTCTTGGGATGCAGCATTGTACAAAAGCTTGAAGTGaatgttaaatattttttgtctctTGGCATACACGTCCGGCAGCTAGGCGAGATGGTTGCCGATTTCCCATTGCTGCTCAGATACAATCCCGATGTCCTTCGACCTAAGTATGTTTATCTGCGGCGAACCATGATCCGACCTTTGCAAGATATCATCGAGTTTCCAAG GTTTTTCAGCTATTCTCTTGAAGGGCGAATTATCCCAAGACACAAGGTTCTTGTGGAGAATCAGCTTAATATTAAGCTGAGATACATGCTGGCTAGCAGTGACGTACAATTCAAGAAACTGGTTGATGATCTCATCAGAAAGCGCAAAAAATTTCAGTCTGGTGTTGCGAGcgaagaggaggaagagacTCAATCCGAGGCTGTTATTCCAGTGGATACTACTACTAAactccaaacataa
- the LOC130968076 gene encoding transcription termination factor MTERF2, chloroplastic isoform X1, protein MLFLCHKCSLYLLPCSFVPFKSKSICNQTSTSTILNCHNPHSQDAPDEHHHSPVHRKHNSKSTNFLLQNLSQNNQNQHQLTAPQKIELEEHPIMPHQEKVKLLELSLVRKRTPQFPGSIYVQSPSDSDVGSSLPPIRNLFQSSVDNDGDGGGGGDGHVDEEGEKMIMRAVEIRRKVTFEIFKESMMKEGRFGITYTTNLANRLQGFLDYVMIEAASLKRMPEYSNSSFNLRAKTVIEDSQVVPLIRWLKHNELSYPQISKLILLSRGRIDLIRDRVQWLKSIHVKGEFLGVALVKGGENILHRSYKELDEIVEYLVSNGVRRDWVGYVISRCPQLLSYSLEEVKTRVAFYVDMGMNEKDFGTMVFDFPRALGYLTMEEMNQKVNYLKEFGLKNEDVGKLLAFRPQLMGCSIEEQWKPLVKYFYYYGITKDGMRRMLTLKPMVFCTDLKLNIVPKVKFFQDIGVRDDAIGNMLVKFPTLLTYSLNKKIRPVVIFLMTKAGVTEKDIAKVVALGPELLGCSIVQKLEVNVKYFLSLGIHVRQLGEMVADFPLLLRYNPDVLRPKYVYLRRTMIRPLQDIIEFPSVVFRFFSYSLEGRIIPRHKVLVENQLNIKLRYMLASSDVQFKKLVDDLIRKRKKFQSGVASEEEEETQSEAVIPVDTTTKLQT, encoded by the exons ATGCTATTTTTATGTCACAAATGCAGCCTTTACCTTCTTCCATGCTCCTTTGTACCATTCAAATCAAAGTCCATCTGCAACCAAACTTCAACTTCCACCATTCTCAACTGCCATAACCCACATTCCCAAGATGCCCCAGATGAACATCATCACAGCCCCGTTCACCGTaaacacaattccaaatccacAAATTTTCTCCTTCAGAACCTTTCGCAGAACAACCAGAATCAGCACCAACTCACTGCTCCCCAAAAGATTGAACTTGAAGAACACCCCATCATGCCCCACCAAGAAAAGGTGAAACTTTTGGAACTTTCCCTTGTTAGGAAGAGGACCCCTCAGTTCCCTGGTTCCATCTATGTTCAGTCCCCAAGTGACTCTGATGTGGGTTCTTCTCTTCCACCTATAAGAAACCTTTTTCAATCAAGTGTTGACAAtgatggtgatggtggtggtggtggggaTGGCCATGTTGATGAAGAAGGGGAGAAGATGATAATGCGTGCAGTTGAGATTCGTAGGAAGGTGACTTTCGAGATTTTCAAAGAATCCATGATGAAGGAGGGCAGGTTTGGAATCACTTACACTACTAACTTGGCTAATAGGCTGCAAGGTTTCCTTGACTATGTTATGATTGAAGCTGCTAGCTTGAAGAGGATGCCAGAATATTCTAACTCTAGTTTCAATTTGCGCGCCAAAACCGTCATTGAGGACTCCCAGGTTGTGCCACTTATCAG ATGGTTGAAGCATAATGAACTATCATATCCCCAGATATCAAAGCTCATTTTGTTGTCAAGAGGAAGAATTGATTTGATAAGGGACCGTGTCCAGTGGTTGAAGTCGATTCATGTGAAAGGGGAGTTCCTTGGGGTTGCGCTTGTTAAGGGTGGTGAGAATATTTTGCACCGCAGCTATAAGGAACTTGATGAGATTGTTGAGTATCTGGTGTCCAATGGAGTTAGGAGAGACTGGGTGGGTTATGTCATTAGTCGATGTCCTCAATTGTTGTCGTACAGCTTAGAAGAAGTGAAGACTCGTGTGGCGTTCTATGTCGATATGGGTATGAATGAGAAGGATTTTGGCACAATGGTTTTTGATTTCCCCAGAGCACTTGGTTACTTAACTATGGAAGAAATGAACCAAAAG GTTAATTACTTGAAAGAATTTGGGCTTAAAAATGAGGATGTTGGCAAGTTGCTAGCATTTAGGCCACAATTGATGGGTTGTAGCATTGAAGAACAGTGGAAACCTCTTGTTAAGTATTTCTACTATTATGGAATCACTAAAGATGGCATGAGGAGAATGCTTACCCTTAAACCAATGGTCTTTTGTACCGATTTGAAGTTGAATATTGTTCCAAAG GTAAAATTTTTTCAGGACATAGGGGTTAGAGATGATGCAATTGGCAACATGCTTGTGAAGTTTCCTACTCTACTCACTTacagcctcaacaagaagatTAGGCCAGTG GTTATATTCTTGATGACCAAAGCTGGAGTAACTGAGAAAGATATTGCCAAGGTTGTAGCTCTGGGACCTGAGCTCTTGGGATGCAGCATTGTACAAAAGCTTGAAGTGaatgttaaatattttttgtctctTGGCATACACGTCCGGCAGCTAGGCGAGATGGTTGCCGATTTCCCATTGCTGCTCAGATACAATCCCGATGTCCTTCGACCTAAGTATGTTTATCTGCGGCGAACCATGATCCGACCTTTGCAAGATATCATCGAGTTTCCAAG TGTTGTTTTCAGGTTTTTCAGCTATTCTCTTGAAGGGCGAATTATCCCAAGACACAAGGTTCTTGTGGAGAATCAGCTTAATATTAAGCTGAGATACATGCTGGCTAGCAGTGACGTACAATTCAAGAAACTGGTTGATGATCTCATCAGAAAGCGCAAAAAATTTCAGTCTGGTGTTGCGAGcgaagaggaggaagagacTCAATCCGAGGCTGTTATTCCAGTGGATACTACTACTAAactccaaacataa
- the LOC130969699 gene encoding probable LRR receptor-like serine/threonine-protein kinase At2g16250, with protein sequence MVDQRNIVSFIPLFLLLWLKLFHFELTLEQQVQQLSSPAERAALLQLRSSLGLRSKEWPRKADPCSNWIGVRCQNGRVVGINISGFRRTRIGRRNPQFSVEALANLTLLQSFNASNFRLPGPIPDWFGQKLHSLRVLDLRSCFITGVIPPGVGNLTNLTSLYLSDNNLTGVLPNSLGQLSVLSVLDLSKNFINGSLPTWFASLGNLSSLDISANHLSGSISPGIGTLSKLQFLVLRQNNFTGALPIELWSLPQLSFLDVSSNNFTGQLPNSSSIANATVGQLNISHNMFYGGLTTMLRRFSSVDLSGNYFEGNVLDFMVNASIGRNCLRNVTGQRTLAECASFYAARGLAFDNFGRPNSTGDSAGKASGMSNKTKILIAAISGGVGLFVLLLLLILLLLCIRKRGNSSQRGNGVGPAPAGGSPPHPGAGSSIKFSSVGDSFSYHELLQATSDFSDSSLIKHGHSGDLFNGVLESGIPVVIKRIDIRSTQKDAYLSELDFFNKVSHPRFVPLLGHCLETENEKFLIYKAMPNGDLSSCLHYKKTVSEDDKLKSLDWITRLKIATGAAEALAYLHHECNPPIVHRDVQASSILLEDKYEVRLGSLSEACPQDGDTQQSKITRLLRLPQSSEQGTSGSSTSVCAYDVYCFGKVLLELVTGKLGISAASDAEAKEWLEQILPCITIYDKERITKIVDPSLIVDDEDLLEEVWAVAIVARTCLNPKPSRRPQMRHVLRALENPFKVVREENSSSARLRSTSSRGSWNATLFGSWRQSSSDVAVIPAASSTRIERESSLKHSGTTGSEISLQNVGGDMSSISPEPSGVEGLKS encoded by the exons ATGGTGGATCAGCGAAACATAGTATCGTTTATTCCcttgttcttgttgttgtgGTTGAAGCTGTTTCATTTTGAGCTCACATTGGAGCAGCAGGTTCAGCAACTGAGTTCACCAGCTGAAAGAGCAGCACTGCTTCAACTTCGGTCCTCGCTCGGATTGAGGTCCAAGGAATGGCCAAGAAAGGCTGATCCTTGCTCAAACTGGATTGGTGTAAGGTGCCAGAATGGTAGAGTTGTTGGGATCAACATCTCTGGCTTTAGGAGAACCAGAATTGGTCGGCGAAATCCACAGTTTTCTGTAGAAGCCTTGGCCAATTTGACCCTCTTGCAGTCCTTCAATGCCTCCAATTTCCGGCTTCCCGGTCCTATCCCTGATTGGTTTGGCCAGAAGCTCCATTCACTTCGTGTGCTTGATCTTCGGTCTTGCTTCATTACCGGTGTTATTCCCCCTGGTGTTGGGAATTTAACCAACCTGACTAGCCTCTATCTGTCTGATAACAATCTAACTGGTGTGCTTCCTAATAGTCTTGGTCAACTCTCAGTACTTTCAGTTCTTGATCTCTCCAAGAATTTTATTAATGGATCCTTGCCAACATGGTTTGCATCTCTTGGGAATCTTTCTTCCCTTGACATctcggctaatcatctatccgGCTCAATTTCCCCTGGCATTGGGACACTATCTAAGTTGCAATTCTTAGTGCTGAGACAGAACAATTTCACTGGTGCTTTACCTATAGAGCTTTGGTCTCTGCCACAACTGAGCTTCCTCGATGTCTCCAGCAATAACTTCACTGGCCAGCTTCCAAATTCTAGTTCCATTGCTAATGCTACTGTTGGGCAGCTCAATATTTCCCATAACATGTTTTATGGAGGCCTTACTACTATGCTTAGAAGGTTTAGTTCTGTTGATCTGTCAGGCAATTATTTTGAAGGCAATGTTCTGGACTTCATGGTTAATGCATCTATAGGTAGGAATTGCCTCCGAAATGTGACAGGGCAGAGGACACTAGCAGAATGTGCATCATTTTATGCTGCAAGGGGTCTCGCTTTTGATAATTTTGGACGTCCGAATTCAACAGGAGATTCTGCAGGAAAGGCGTCCGGAATGagcaataaaactaaaattttaattgcaGCGATCTCAGGTGGGGTTGGTTTATTTGTGCTGCTGCTGTTACTCATTCTGCTTCTGCTATGCATTCGTAAGAGGGGTAATTCAAGTCAAAGGGGGAACGGCGTGGGTCCTGCCCCAGCTGGAGGCAGTCCTCCACATCCCGGTGCTGGTTCATCAATAAAGTTCTCAAGTGTAGGAGATTCATTTTCATATCATGAACTACTTCAGGCTACAAGTGATTTCAGTGATTCAAGTCTTATTAAACATGGTCACAGTGGGGACCTCTTTAATGGTGTTTTGGAAAGTGGCATTCCTGTAGTCATCAAAAGGATTGACATCCGATCAACTCAGAAGGATGCTTACTTGTCGGAATTGGATTTTTTCAATAAGGTTTCTCATCCGAGATTTGTTCCCTTGTTGGGTCACTGCTTAGAGACTGAGAATGAAAAGTTTCTCATTTATAAAGCTATGCCAAATGGAGACTTGTCGAGTTGCTTGCACTACAAAAAGACGGTGTCTGAAGATGATAAATTGAAGTCACTGGACTGGATAACAAGGTTAAAAATTGCTACTGGAGCAGCAGAGGCCCTGGCTTATCTACATCATGAATGTAATCCACCAATTGTTCATAG AGATGTCCAAGCAAGCAGTATACTTTTAGAAGATAAATACGAAGTTCGGTTAGGGAGTCTAAGTGAAGCATGCCCTCAAGATGGGGATACTCAACAAAGCAAGATTACCCGGTTGCTACGGTTGCCCCA GTCTTCTGAACAAGGCACATCTG GTTCATCAACATCGGTTTGTGCCTATGACGTGTATTGTTTTGGGAAAGTTTTACTTGAGCTGGTGACTGGCAAGCTGGGAATCAGTGCAGCCAGTGATGCCGAAGCGAAGGAATGGCTGGAGCAGATTCTACCTTGCATTACTATTTATGACAAGGAGCGTATAACAAAAATAGTGGATCCATCTCTTATCGTTGATGACGAGGATTTATTAGAGGAAGTGTGGGCAGTGGCCATTGTTGCCAGGACTTgcctaaatcctaaaccttCAAGAAGACCCCAAATGAGACATGTTCTGAGGGCTTTAGAAAACCCTTTTAAAGTTGTAAGGGAAGAAAATTCCAGTTCTGCTCGGCTTAGATCAACTTCATCGAGAGGCTCATGGAACGCTACATTGTTTGGTAGTTGGCGTCAGAGTTCATCCGATGTAGCAGTAATTCCAGCAGCCTCTAGTACAAGAATAGAAAGAGAGAGTAGTTTAAAGCATTCGGGAACTACCGGCTCGGAGATTAGCCTCCAAAATGTTGGTGGTGATATGTCATCCATATCTCCAGAACCATCTGGAGTTGAAGGCCTGAAGTCTTGA
- the LOC130968076 gene encoding transcription termination factor MTERF2, chloroplastic isoform X3, whose amino-acid sequence MLFLCHKCSLYLLPCSFVPFKSKSICNQTSTSTILNCHNPHSQDAPDEHHHSPVHRKHNSKSTNFLLQNLSQNNQNQHQLTAPQKIELEEHPIMPHQEKVKLLELSLVRKRTPQFPGSIYVQSPSDSDVGSSLPPIRNLFQSSVDNDGDGGGGGDGHVDEEGEKMIMRAVEIRRKVTFEIFKESMMKEGRFGITYTTNLANRLQGFLDYVMIEAASLKRMPEYSNSSFNLRAKTVIEDSQVVPLIRWLKHNELSYPQISKLILLSRGRIDLIRDRVQWLKSIHVKGEFLGVALVKGGENILHRSYKELDEIVEYLVSNGVRRDWVGYVISRCPQLLSYSLEEVKTRVAFYVDMGMNEKDFGTMVFDFPRALGYLTMEEMNQKVNYLKEFGLKNEDVGKLLAFRPQLMGCSIEEQWKPLVKYFYYYGITKDGMRRMLTLKPMVFCTDLKLNIVPKDIGVRDDAIGNMLVKFPTLLTYSLNKKIRPVVIFLMTKAGVTEKDIAKVVALGPELLGCSIVQKLEVNVKYFLSLGIHVRQLGEMVADFPLLLRYNPDVLRPKYVYLRRTMIRPLQDIIEFPSVVFRFFSYSLEGRIIPRHKVLVENQLNIKLRYMLASSDVQFKKLVDDLIRKRKKFQSGVASEEEEETQSEAVIPVDTTTKLQT is encoded by the exons ATGCTATTTTTATGTCACAAATGCAGCCTTTACCTTCTTCCATGCTCCTTTGTACCATTCAAATCAAAGTCCATCTGCAACCAAACTTCAACTTCCACCATTCTCAACTGCCATAACCCACATTCCCAAGATGCCCCAGATGAACATCATCACAGCCCCGTTCACCGTaaacacaattccaaatccacAAATTTTCTCCTTCAGAACCTTTCGCAGAACAACCAGAATCAGCACCAACTCACTGCTCCCCAAAAGATTGAACTTGAAGAACACCCCATCATGCCCCACCAAGAAAAGGTGAAACTTTTGGAACTTTCCCTTGTTAGGAAGAGGACCCCTCAGTTCCCTGGTTCCATCTATGTTCAGTCCCCAAGTGACTCTGATGTGGGTTCTTCTCTTCCACCTATAAGAAACCTTTTTCAATCAAGTGTTGACAAtgatggtgatggtggtggtggtggggaTGGCCATGTTGATGAAGAAGGGGAGAAGATGATAATGCGTGCAGTTGAGATTCGTAGGAAGGTGACTTTCGAGATTTTCAAAGAATCCATGATGAAGGAGGGCAGGTTTGGAATCACTTACACTACTAACTTGGCTAATAGGCTGCAAGGTTTCCTTGACTATGTTATGATTGAAGCTGCTAGCTTGAAGAGGATGCCAGAATATTCTAACTCTAGTTTCAATTTGCGCGCCAAAACCGTCATTGAGGACTCCCAGGTTGTGCCACTTATCAG ATGGTTGAAGCATAATGAACTATCATATCCCCAGATATCAAAGCTCATTTTGTTGTCAAGAGGAAGAATTGATTTGATAAGGGACCGTGTCCAGTGGTTGAAGTCGATTCATGTGAAAGGGGAGTTCCTTGGGGTTGCGCTTGTTAAGGGTGGTGAGAATATTTTGCACCGCAGCTATAAGGAACTTGATGAGATTGTTGAGTATCTGGTGTCCAATGGAGTTAGGAGAGACTGGGTGGGTTATGTCATTAGTCGATGTCCTCAATTGTTGTCGTACAGCTTAGAAGAAGTGAAGACTCGTGTGGCGTTCTATGTCGATATGGGTATGAATGAGAAGGATTTTGGCACAATGGTTTTTGATTTCCCCAGAGCACTTGGTTACTTAACTATGGAAGAAATGAACCAAAAG GTTAATTACTTGAAAGAATTTGGGCTTAAAAATGAGGATGTTGGCAAGTTGCTAGCATTTAGGCCACAATTGATGGGTTGTAGCATTGAAGAACAGTGGAAACCTCTTGTTAAGTATTTCTACTATTATGGAATCACTAAAGATGGCATGAGGAGAATGCTTACCCTTAAACCAATGGTCTTTTGTACCGATTTGAAGTTGAATATTGTTCCAAAG GACATAGGGGTTAGAGATGATGCAATTGGCAACATGCTTGTGAAGTTTCCTACTCTACTCACTTacagcctcaacaagaagatTAGGCCAGTG GTTATATTCTTGATGACCAAAGCTGGAGTAACTGAGAAAGATATTGCCAAGGTTGTAGCTCTGGGACCTGAGCTCTTGGGATGCAGCATTGTACAAAAGCTTGAAGTGaatgttaaatattttttgtctctTGGCATACACGTCCGGCAGCTAGGCGAGATGGTTGCCGATTTCCCATTGCTGCTCAGATACAATCCCGATGTCCTTCGACCTAAGTATGTTTATCTGCGGCGAACCATGATCCGACCTTTGCAAGATATCATCGAGTTTCCAAG TGTTGTTTTCAGGTTTTTCAGCTATTCTCTTGAAGGGCGAATTATCCCAAGACACAAGGTTCTTGTGGAGAATCAGCTTAATATTAAGCTGAGATACATGCTGGCTAGCAGTGACGTACAATTCAAGAAACTGGTTGATGATCTCATCAGAAAGCGCAAAAAATTTCAGTCTGGTGTTGCGAGcgaagaggaggaagagacTCAATCCGAGGCTGTTATTCCAGTGGATACTACTACTAAactccaaacataa